In Pseudomonas fluorescens NCIMB 11764, a single window of DNA contains:
- a CDS encoding heme/hemin ABC transporter substrate-binding protein yields the protein MRLSTRVAALCVGLLVSHHAAAAELPQRWVSAGGALSEWVSALGGESKLVGVDTTSQHPESLKALPSIGYQRQLSAEGILSLRPQILVGTEEMGPPPVLSQIRTAGVQVELFSARPDLPTLQGNLRQLGKLLGAEDKAAQLFEAYQQQLDQQRIRVTHAQLTQPSPGVLVLLGHAGGKPLIAGKDTAADWLIQKAGGHNLATHTGYKPFSNESLISLDPQVLVFADRALSGDAARAALFKENPILSSTRAARDGRVTELDPTLLVGGLGPRLPDALKKVSDGFYPGTAAQ from the coding sequence ATGCGCCTGAGTACCCGCGTTGCCGCGCTGTGTGTCGGACTCCTCGTCAGTCACCATGCCGCGGCGGCCGAGTTGCCACAACGCTGGGTCAGCGCCGGCGGGGCCTTGTCGGAGTGGGTCAGTGCGCTGGGCGGCGAATCGAAACTGGTGGGTGTCGATACCACCAGCCAGCATCCGGAATCCCTCAAGGCGTTGCCCAGCATCGGCTATCAGCGGCAGTTGTCCGCAGAAGGCATCCTGAGCTTACGCCCGCAAATTCTGGTCGGCACCGAAGAAATGGGCCCACCGCCGGTGCTGTCGCAGATTCGTACGGCGGGCGTGCAGGTCGAACTGTTCTCGGCCCGGCCGGATCTGCCGACGTTGCAGGGTAACTTGCGGCAGTTGGGCAAGTTGCTCGGTGCAGAAGACAAGGCTGCGCAATTGTTCGAGGCTTATCAACAGCAACTCGATCAGCAAAGGATTCGGGTCACCCACGCGCAGTTGACACAACCTTCACCTGGCGTACTGGTGCTGCTCGGTCACGCGGGCGGCAAACCGCTGATCGCCGGCAAGGACACCGCTGCCGATTGGTTGATCCAGAAGGCCGGCGGGCACAATCTGGCGACGCACACCGGTTACAAACCTTTTTCCAATGAATCCTTGATCAGTCTGGACCCACAGGTGCTGGTATTTGCCGACCGCGCACTGAGCGGCGACGCAGCGCGTGCAGCGTTGTTCAAGGAAAACCCGATTCTGTCCTCGACCCGCGCCGCCCGGGACGGGCGTGTCACGGAGCTTGATCCGACGCTGCTGGTGGGTGGGCTCGGCCCGCGGTTGCCCGATGCGTTGAAAAAGGTCAGTGACGGTTTCTATCCGGGCACGGCAGCCCAATGA